From one Staphylococcus kloosii genomic stretch:
- a CDS encoding PadR family transcriptional regulator: MFRKQFEKKAHHMRSRMMNRDGFGFGGHGPEDMERAFRARGKDRFFKKGNLQFVILKMLQDESKHGYQVIKDLEERFKGFYSPSPGSVYPILQMLEDREFVSTSRDGKKKVYTITEDGEQFLADNMKNDDMLQRMEQFKNMDFEAMKAMRGELQELFKKFMLAGKEAMNDDDKKEQFKKFVEQTKADLDNLYK, from the coding sequence ATGTTTAGAAAACAATTTGAGAAAAAAGCTCACCATATGAGAAGCAGAATGATGAATAGAGACGGATTTGGATTTGGCGGACACGGCCCAGAAGATATGGAACGTGCGTTTAGAGCGCGAGGTAAAGATCGATTCTTCAAAAAAGGGAACTTACAATTTGTCATTTTGAAAATGTTACAAGATGAATCAAAACACGGTTACCAAGTTATTAAAGACTTAGAAGAACGTTTCAAAGGATTTTATTCTCCAAGCCCAGGTTCTGTATATCCGATATTACAAATGTTAGAAGATAGAGAATTTGTCTCAACTTCAAGAGATGGTAAGAAAAAAGTATATACGATTACAGAAGACGGCGAACAATTTTTAGCAGATAATATGAAAAATGATGACATGTTACAACGCATGGAACAATTTAAAAATATGGACTTTGAAGCAATGAAAGCAATGCGTGGCGAGCTACAAGAATTATTCAAAAAATTTATGTTAGCTGGCAAAGAAGCGATGAATGATGATGACAAGAAAGAGCAATTTAAAAAATTTGTTGAACAAACAAAAGCAGATTTAGATAATTTATATAAATAA